A stretch of Christensenellaceae bacterium DNA encodes these proteins:
- a CDS encoding mannose-6-phosphate isomerase — protein sequence MSIVKLSPAFKDYLWGGENLKAKYHKDTDMTPLAESWELSTHKDGQSSVVTGEYAGLKFADYLSRIGKQALGKHAQAFDEFPVLIKFIDAKQSLSIQVHPSDEYALRVEHEYGKTEMWYILDCQEGAYLYYGVARETTKEELKNAIETDTLCDLLKRVPVKKGDVFFIPAGTLHAIGAGIVICEIQQNSNSTYRVYDFGRRDAQGKLRELHIDKALAVSNMQPAEKQEREEEWTDENGAVHRPLASCPYFTTELITSMGRAAVQAGEESFVSLVILEGQGSVENGEERLSFMAGDSLFAPAKSGDIIIEGACMLIKTTV from the coding sequence AACCTCAAAGCAAAATATCATAAAGATACGGATATGACGCCGCTTGCGGAAAGCTGGGAGCTTTCTACGCATAAGGATGGGCAGAGCAGCGTTGTGACGGGCGAATATGCCGGACTGAAGTTTGCGGACTATTTAAGCCGGATCGGGAAACAGGCGCTGGGGAAGCACGCGCAGGCATTTGATGAGTTCCCTGTGCTGATCAAATTCATTGACGCAAAGCAATCGCTTTCCATACAGGTGCACCCGAGCGACGAGTATGCATTGCGCGTAGAGCATGAGTACGGCAAAACGGAGATGTGGTATATCCTGGATTGCCAGGAGGGCGCCTATCTTTATTATGGCGTTGCGCGGGAAACGACGAAAGAAGAATTAAAAAATGCGATCGAGACGGATACGCTGTGCGATCTGTTAAAGCGGGTGCCCGTCAAAAAAGGAGACGTTTTTTTTATACCGGCAGGTACGCTGCACGCCATCGGCGCAGGCATTGTGATTTGCGAGATACAGCAAAATTCCAACTCCACGTACCGCGTATACGATTTTGGGCGGCGGGATGCGCAGGGAAAGCTGCGCGAGCTGCATATCGACAAGGCGCTTGCGGTAAGCAATATGCAGCCTGCGGAAAAGCAAGAACGGGAAGAAGAATGGACGGACGAAAACGGAGCGGTGCACAGGCCGCTTGCAAGCTGCCCGTACTTTACCACGGAGCTTATTACAAGTATGGGGCGGGCGGCGGTCCAAGCGGGAGAAGAAAGCTTTGTATCTCTCGTGATTTTAGAGGGACAGGGAAGCGTGGAAAACGGCGAGGAGCGGCTTTCGTTTATGGCGGGGGACAGCCTGTTTGCGCCTGCTAAAAGCGGCGATATTATCATCGAGGGCGCGTGCATGCTCATCAAAACGACGGTATGA
- a CDS encoding glucokinase: protein MKYYLGIDLGGTNIAAGVVDENYNIIARYSIPTGARRSFEEIVADMGRAAKEVAQKAGLSLADFTSLGVGSPSCINPKTGLLVFANNMGWHNVPIIEELQKHVDLPVLVYNDADCAALGEALAGAAKGYKNALMITLGTGVGGGMILDGKIFKGADGAGFEPGHTVIVYDGVLCTCGKKGCLESYGSATGLINQTKAAMAAYPESFMHEFCGHDLSRVDGRTAFESAKQGDKAAQDVVGQYISYVAVGIGNLATVLRPEIVIVGGGICNQKEYLLDPLNEKLRDYVFGAEDVGAPKVVAATLGNDAGIIGAALLEKCME from the coding sequence ATGAAATATTATCTGGGAATCGATCTCGGCGGTACGAACATCGCGGCGGGCGTAGTTGACGAAAATTACAATATTATCGCCCGCTACAGCATTCCGACGGGCGCGCGACGTTCGTTTGAGGAGATTGTGGCGGATATGGGGCGCGCGGCTAAGGAAGTTGCCCAAAAGGCAGGGCTTTCATTGGCGGATTTTACGTCGCTTGGCGTAGGCAGCCCAAGCTGCATTAACCCAAAGACAGGTCTGCTTGTGTTCGCGAATAACATGGGCTGGCACAATGTACCTATTATCGAGGAGCTGCAAAAGCATGTTGATCTGCCGGTGCTCGTCTATAACGATGCGGATTGCGCGGCGTTGGGGGAAGCGCTCGCGGGCGCGGCCAAGGGATATAAAAACGCCTTGATGATTACGCTCGGTACGGGCGTGGGCGGCGGGATGATTTTGGACGGCAAAATATTCAAAGGCGCTGATGGCGCGGGTTTTGAGCCGGGACATACAGTCATCGTATATGACGGGGTACTGTGTACCTGCGGGAAAAAGGGCTGTCTGGAATCGTATGGCAGCGCGACGGGGCTGATCAATCAAACCAAGGCGGCGATGGCGGCGTATCCCGAATCGTTTATGCACGAATTTTGCGGGCATGACCTGAGTCGGGTTGACGGGCGGACAGCGTTTGAATCCGCAAAGCAGGGAGATAAGGCGGCGCAGGATGTCGTCGGGCAATATATTTCTTATGTCGCGGTCGGTATCGGCAACCTGGCGACGGTACTGCGGCCGGAGATCGTCATCGTCGGCGGCGGTATCTGCAACCAGAAAGAATATCTTTTAGATCCGCTCAATGAAAAGCTGCGCGATTATGTTTTCGGCGCCGAAGACGTAGGCGCGCCCAAGGTGGTAGCGGCGACGCTGGGCAACGATGCGGGTATCATTGGCGCTGCATTGCTTGAAAAATGTATGGAATAA